From one Leguminivora glycinivorella isolate SPB_JAAS2020 chromosome 5, LegGlyc_1.1, whole genome shotgun sequence genomic stretch:
- the LOC125226561 gene encoding juvenile hormone esterase-like isoform X4 has product MFKFTTSIISILVRAPKKLIRSLSLATETMNEPIVTVKQGKLQGAVATLHDGSSYYSFKGIPYAQPPVGPLRFRAPQPPQPWEGILNATEHRNVCAQFNLLARASAAEGSEDCLFLNVYSKSLQPSAKTPVMVYIHGGAYLSGSGNDDMYGPQFLLQHNVVLVTLNYRLEVLGFLCLDTPEVPGNAGMKDQVAAMKWVKENIAQFGGDPDNITLFGESAGASSVIYHMLSPMSQGLFHKAITQSGTSINDWAQGVNGKERAFKIGKHLGRDTKDPQELLDFLRSLPVSKLVRLTNVTLTPDEKYRGLPIHFAPVQEKKFPNVEAFLSENPLNLILSNKICSIPLMLGYNSAESIIMVQDRLKKQPIYNKTPSFDVPREIVDKINQEKLIEMGDRIKQFYVGNRDYSSEDLKEMVQLLSDLHFVYNTHRFAYLYSRHNSAIYMYRFNIETDLNIIKNMSGVDVAGVSHADELFYIFSTNMTKEDYESQEKIRDYVWRVTKMWTDFAKTGNPTPDSTLGVKWPQYTVANKEYLQIDETLTASKFADRASVEFWNKLYCEAGLPCISKSNL; this is encoded by the exons ATGTTTAAATTTACAACAAGCATTATAAGTATCCTGGTCCGGGCTCCCAAGAAGCTTATTCGGAGCTTGTCTCTGGCTACAGAAACAATG AATGAGCCGATAGTGACAGTGAAGCAGGGGAAACTCCAAGGTGCAGTGGCCACATTGCACGATGGATCTTCTTACTACAGCTTCAAGGGTATTCCGTATGCTCAGCCTCCCGTTGGACCGTTACGGTTTAGA GCACCACAGCCACCGCAGCCATGGGAAGGCATCCTGAACGCGACAGAACACCGAAACGTCTGTGCCCAGTTTAACCTCCTGGCCCGCGCCAGCGCCGCTGAGGGCAGCGAGGACTGCCTGTTCCTCAACGTCTACTCCAAGTCGCTCCAACCCTCAGCGAAGACCCCTGTCATGGTCTACATCCACGGAGGAGCCTATCTCTCCGGCTCAGGAAACGATGACATGTACGGACCACAGTTCCTACTACAACACAATGTTGTCCTAGTCACTCTTAACTACCGACTCGAAGTACTAGGCTTCTTATGCTTAGACACTCCAGAAGTTCCAGGCAATGCTGGCATGAAAGACCAAGTAGCTGCAATGAAATGGGTAAAAGAAAATATAGCTCAGTTTGGAGGAGACCCAGACAATATTACACTCTTTGGAGAAAGCGCTGGTGCATCATCAGTCATCTACCATATGCTGTCACCGATGTCTCAAGGACTTTTCCATAAAGCTATTACCCAAAGTGGGACTAGTATAAATGACTGGGCTCAAGGTGTGAATGGCAAAGAGAGGGCATTTAAAATCGGTAAACATTTAGGTAGAGATACAAAAGATCCCCAAGAGTTATTGGATTTTTTAAGAAGTTTACCAGTCTCAAAATTAGTTAGATTAACTAATGTTACTTTAACTCCTGATGAAAAATACAGAGGGTTGCCAATTCATTTTGCACCAGTACAAGAAAAGAAATTTCCGAATGTCGAGGCGTTCCTTAGCGAAAATCCATTAAATCTCATTCTGTCAAATAAAATATGCAGTATTCCCTTAATGCTTGGATATAATTCTGCAGAAAGCATAATAATGGTTCAAGATAGACTAAAAAAACAGCCCATTTATAACAAAACACCATCTTTTGATGTGCCTAGAGAAATTGTGGATAAAATAAATCAGGAAAAGTTGATTGAAATGGGGGATAGAATAAAGCAATTTTATGTCGGTAATAGAGATTATTCGAGTGAAGATTTGAAGGAGATGGTTCAACTATTATCAGATTTACATTTCGTTTACAACACGCATAGATTTGCTTACTTATATTCTAGACATAACAGTGCAATATACATGTACAGATTTAATATAGAAACTGATTTGAATATCATTAAGAACATGAGCGGAGTGGATGTGGCAGGAGTGAGCCATGCCGATgaattgttttatattttttcgaCAAACATGACTAAAGAAGATTACGAATCGCAGGAGAAAATCAGGGACTATGTGTGGAGAGTTACTAAGATGTGGACGGACTTTGCTAAAACCGG CAATCCAACCCCAGACAGTACTCTAGGAGTGAAATGGCCGCAATACACCGTCGCTAACAAGGAGTACTTACAAATAGATGAAACACTCACCGCGAGCAAGTTTGCCGACCGAGCGAGCGTCGAGTTCTGGAACAAGTTGTACTGCGAGGCGGGCTTGCCTTGTATTAGTAAGAGTAATTTGTGA
- the LOC125226561 gene encoding juvenile hormone esterase-like isoform X3 has translation MFKFTTSIISILVRAPKKLIRSLSLATETMQNEPIVTVKQGKLQGAVATLHDGSSYYSFKGIPYAQPPVGPLRFRAPQPPQPWEGILNATEHRNVCAQFNLLARASAAEGSEDCLFLNVYSKSLQPSAKTPVMVYIHGGAYLSGSGNDDMYGPQFLLQHNVVLVTLNYRLEVLGFLCLDTPEVPGNAGMKDQVAAMKWVKENIAQFGGDPDNITLFGESAGASSVIYHMLSPMSQGLFHKAITQSGTSINDWAQGVNGKERAFKIGKHLGRDTKDPQELLDFLRSLPVSKLVRLTNVTLTPDEKYRGLPIHFAPVQEKKFPNVEAFLSENPLNLILSNKICSIPLMLGYNSAESIIMVQDRLKKQPIYNKTPSFDVPREIVDKINQEKLIEMGDRIKQFYVGNRDYSSEDLKEMVQLLSDLHFVYNTHRFAYLYSRHNSAIYMYRFNIETDLNIIKNMSGVDVAGVSHADELFYIFSTNMTKEDYESQEKIRDYVWRVTKMWTDFAKTGNPTPDSTLGVKWPQYTVANKEYLQIDETLTASKFADRASVEFWNKLYCEAGLPCISKSNL, from the exons ATGTTTAAATTTACAACAAGCATTATAAGTATCCTGGTCCGGGCTCCCAAGAAGCTTATTCGGAGCTTGTCTCTGGCTACAGAAACAATG CAGAATGAGCCGATAGTGACAGTGAAGCAGGGGAAACTCCAAGGTGCAGTGGCCACATTGCACGATGGATCTTCTTACTACAGCTTCAAGGGTATTCCGTATGCTCAGCCTCCCGTTGGACCGTTACGGTTTAGA GCACCACAGCCACCGCAGCCATGGGAAGGCATCCTGAACGCGACAGAACACCGAAACGTCTGTGCCCAGTTTAACCTCCTGGCCCGCGCCAGCGCCGCTGAGGGCAGCGAGGACTGCCTGTTCCTCAACGTCTACTCCAAGTCGCTCCAACCCTCAGCGAAGACCCCTGTCATGGTCTACATCCACGGAGGAGCCTATCTCTCCGGCTCAGGAAACGATGACATGTACGGACCACAGTTCCTACTACAACACAATGTTGTCCTAGTCACTCTTAACTACCGACTCGAAGTACTAGGCTTCTTATGCTTAGACACTCCAGAAGTTCCAGGCAATGCTGGCATGAAAGACCAAGTAGCTGCAATGAAATGGGTAAAAGAAAATATAGCTCAGTTTGGAGGAGACCCAGACAATATTACACTCTTTGGAGAAAGCGCTGGTGCATCATCAGTCATCTACCATATGCTGTCACCGATGTCTCAAGGACTTTTCCATAAAGCTATTACCCAAAGTGGGACTAGTATAAATGACTGGGCTCAAGGTGTGAATGGCAAAGAGAGGGCATTTAAAATCGGTAAACATTTAGGTAGAGATACAAAAGATCCCCAAGAGTTATTGGATTTTTTAAGAAGTTTACCAGTCTCAAAATTAGTTAGATTAACTAATGTTACTTTAACTCCTGATGAAAAATACAGAGGGTTGCCAATTCATTTTGCACCAGTACAAGAAAAGAAATTTCCGAATGTCGAGGCGTTCCTTAGCGAAAATCCATTAAATCTCATTCTGTCAAATAAAATATGCAGTATTCCCTTAATGCTTGGATATAATTCTGCAGAAAGCATAATAATGGTTCAAGATAGACTAAAAAAACAGCCCATTTATAACAAAACACCATCTTTTGATGTGCCTAGAGAAATTGTGGATAAAATAAATCAGGAAAAGTTGATTGAAATGGGGGATAGAATAAAGCAATTTTATGTCGGTAATAGAGATTATTCGAGTGAAGATTTGAAGGAGATGGTTCAACTATTATCAGATTTACATTTCGTTTACAACACGCATAGATTTGCTTACTTATATTCTAGACATAACAGTGCAATATACATGTACAGATTTAATATAGAAACTGATTTGAATATCATTAAGAACATGAGCGGAGTGGATGTGGCAGGAGTGAGCCATGCCGATgaattgttttatattttttcgaCAAACATGACTAAAGAAGATTACGAATCGCAGGAGAAAATCAGGGACTATGTGTGGAGAGTTACTAAGATGTGGACGGACTTTGCTAAAACCGG CAATCCAACCCCAGACAGTACTCTAGGAGTGAAATGGCCGCAATACACCGTCGCTAACAAGGAGTACTTACAAATAGATGAAACACTCACCGCGAGCAAGTTTGCCGACCGAGCGAGCGTCGAGTTCTGGAACAAGTTGTACTGCGAGGCGGGCTTGCCTTGTATTAGTAAGAGTAATTTGTGA
- the LOC125226561 gene encoding juvenile hormone esterase-like isoform X1 → MFKFTTSIISILVRAPKKLIRSLSLATETMVNKLCAIFVLCVHIICSTGLKQNEPIVTVKQGKLQGAVATLHDGSSYYSFKGIPYAQPPVGPLRFRAPQPPQPWEGILNATEHRNVCAQFNLLARASAAEGSEDCLFLNVYSKSLQPSAKTPVMVYIHGGAYLSGSGNDDMYGPQFLLQHNVVLVTLNYRLEVLGFLCLDTPEVPGNAGMKDQVAAMKWVKENIAQFGGDPDNITLFGESAGASSVIYHMLSPMSQGLFHKAITQSGTSINDWAQGVNGKERAFKIGKHLGRDTKDPQELLDFLRSLPVSKLVRLTNVTLTPDEKYRGLPIHFAPVQEKKFPNVEAFLSENPLNLILSNKICSIPLMLGYNSAESIIMVQDRLKKQPIYNKTPSFDVPREIVDKINQEKLIEMGDRIKQFYVGNRDYSSEDLKEMVQLLSDLHFVYNTHRFAYLYSRHNSAIYMYRFNIETDLNIIKNMSGVDVAGVSHADELFYIFSTNMTKEDYESQEKIRDYVWRVTKMWTDFAKTGNPTPDSTLGVKWPQYTVANKEYLQIDETLTASKFADRASVEFWNKLYCEAGLPCISKSNL, encoded by the exons ATGTTTAAATTTACAACAAGCATTATAAGTATCCTGGTCCGGGCTCCCAAGAAGCTTATTCGGAGCTTGTCTCTGGCTACAGAAACAATGGTGAATAAGTTGTGTGCGATTTTTGTTTTGTGTGTTCATATTATCTGTTCAACTGGTTTGAAA CAGAATGAGCCGATAGTGACAGTGAAGCAGGGGAAACTCCAAGGTGCAGTGGCCACATTGCACGATGGATCTTCTTACTACAGCTTCAAGGGTATTCCGTATGCTCAGCCTCCCGTTGGACCGTTACGGTTTAGA GCACCACAGCCACCGCAGCCATGGGAAGGCATCCTGAACGCGACAGAACACCGAAACGTCTGTGCCCAGTTTAACCTCCTGGCCCGCGCCAGCGCCGCTGAGGGCAGCGAGGACTGCCTGTTCCTCAACGTCTACTCCAAGTCGCTCCAACCCTCAGCGAAGACCCCTGTCATGGTCTACATCCACGGAGGAGCCTATCTCTCCGGCTCAGGAAACGATGACATGTACGGACCACAGTTCCTACTACAACACAATGTTGTCCTAGTCACTCTTAACTACCGACTCGAAGTACTAGGCTTCTTATGCTTAGACACTCCAGAAGTTCCAGGCAATGCTGGCATGAAAGACCAAGTAGCTGCAATGAAATGGGTAAAAGAAAATATAGCTCAGTTTGGAGGAGACCCAGACAATATTACACTCTTTGGAGAAAGCGCTGGTGCATCATCAGTCATCTACCATATGCTGTCACCGATGTCTCAAGGACTTTTCCATAAAGCTATTACCCAAAGTGGGACTAGTATAAATGACTGGGCTCAAGGTGTGAATGGCAAAGAGAGGGCATTTAAAATCGGTAAACATTTAGGTAGAGATACAAAAGATCCCCAAGAGTTATTGGATTTTTTAAGAAGTTTACCAGTCTCAAAATTAGTTAGATTAACTAATGTTACTTTAACTCCTGATGAAAAATACAGAGGGTTGCCAATTCATTTTGCACCAGTACAAGAAAAGAAATTTCCGAATGTCGAGGCGTTCCTTAGCGAAAATCCATTAAATCTCATTCTGTCAAATAAAATATGCAGTATTCCCTTAATGCTTGGATATAATTCTGCAGAAAGCATAATAATGGTTCAAGATAGACTAAAAAAACAGCCCATTTATAACAAAACACCATCTTTTGATGTGCCTAGAGAAATTGTGGATAAAATAAATCAGGAAAAGTTGATTGAAATGGGGGATAGAATAAAGCAATTTTATGTCGGTAATAGAGATTATTCGAGTGAAGATTTGAAGGAGATGGTTCAACTATTATCAGATTTACATTTCGTTTACAACACGCATAGATTTGCTTACTTATATTCTAGACATAACAGTGCAATATACATGTACAGATTTAATATAGAAACTGATTTGAATATCATTAAGAACATGAGCGGAGTGGATGTGGCAGGAGTGAGCCATGCCGATgaattgttttatattttttcgaCAAACATGACTAAAGAAGATTACGAATCGCAGGAGAAAATCAGGGACTATGTGTGGAGAGTTACTAAGATGTGGACGGACTTTGCTAAAACCGG CAATCCAACCCCAGACAGTACTCTAGGAGTGAAATGGCCGCAATACACCGTCGCTAACAAGGAGTACTTACAAATAGATGAAACACTCACCGCGAGCAAGTTTGCCGACCGAGCGAGCGTCGAGTTCTGGAACAAGTTGTACTGCGAGGCGGGCTTGCCTTGTATTAGTAAGAGTAATTTGTGA
- the LOC125226561 gene encoding juvenile hormone esterase-like isoform X2, whose product MFKFTTSIISILVRAPKKLIRSLSLATETMVNKLCAIFVLCVHIICSTGLKNEPIVTVKQGKLQGAVATLHDGSSYYSFKGIPYAQPPVGPLRFRAPQPPQPWEGILNATEHRNVCAQFNLLARASAAEGSEDCLFLNVYSKSLQPSAKTPVMVYIHGGAYLSGSGNDDMYGPQFLLQHNVVLVTLNYRLEVLGFLCLDTPEVPGNAGMKDQVAAMKWVKENIAQFGGDPDNITLFGESAGASSVIYHMLSPMSQGLFHKAITQSGTSINDWAQGVNGKERAFKIGKHLGRDTKDPQELLDFLRSLPVSKLVRLTNVTLTPDEKYRGLPIHFAPVQEKKFPNVEAFLSENPLNLILSNKICSIPLMLGYNSAESIIMVQDRLKKQPIYNKTPSFDVPREIVDKINQEKLIEMGDRIKQFYVGNRDYSSEDLKEMVQLLSDLHFVYNTHRFAYLYSRHNSAIYMYRFNIETDLNIIKNMSGVDVAGVSHADELFYIFSTNMTKEDYESQEKIRDYVWRVTKMWTDFAKTGNPTPDSTLGVKWPQYTVANKEYLQIDETLTASKFADRASVEFWNKLYCEAGLPCISKSNL is encoded by the exons ATGTTTAAATTTACAACAAGCATTATAAGTATCCTGGTCCGGGCTCCCAAGAAGCTTATTCGGAGCTTGTCTCTGGCTACAGAAACAATGGTGAATAAGTTGTGTGCGATTTTTGTTTTGTGTGTTCATATTATCTGTTCAACTGGTTTGAAA AATGAGCCGATAGTGACAGTGAAGCAGGGGAAACTCCAAGGTGCAGTGGCCACATTGCACGATGGATCTTCTTACTACAGCTTCAAGGGTATTCCGTATGCTCAGCCTCCCGTTGGACCGTTACGGTTTAGA GCACCACAGCCACCGCAGCCATGGGAAGGCATCCTGAACGCGACAGAACACCGAAACGTCTGTGCCCAGTTTAACCTCCTGGCCCGCGCCAGCGCCGCTGAGGGCAGCGAGGACTGCCTGTTCCTCAACGTCTACTCCAAGTCGCTCCAACCCTCAGCGAAGACCCCTGTCATGGTCTACATCCACGGAGGAGCCTATCTCTCCGGCTCAGGAAACGATGACATGTACGGACCACAGTTCCTACTACAACACAATGTTGTCCTAGTCACTCTTAACTACCGACTCGAAGTACTAGGCTTCTTATGCTTAGACACTCCAGAAGTTCCAGGCAATGCTGGCATGAAAGACCAAGTAGCTGCAATGAAATGGGTAAAAGAAAATATAGCTCAGTTTGGAGGAGACCCAGACAATATTACACTCTTTGGAGAAAGCGCTGGTGCATCATCAGTCATCTACCATATGCTGTCACCGATGTCTCAAGGACTTTTCCATAAAGCTATTACCCAAAGTGGGACTAGTATAAATGACTGGGCTCAAGGTGTGAATGGCAAAGAGAGGGCATTTAAAATCGGTAAACATTTAGGTAGAGATACAAAAGATCCCCAAGAGTTATTGGATTTTTTAAGAAGTTTACCAGTCTCAAAATTAGTTAGATTAACTAATGTTACTTTAACTCCTGATGAAAAATACAGAGGGTTGCCAATTCATTTTGCACCAGTACAAGAAAAGAAATTTCCGAATGTCGAGGCGTTCCTTAGCGAAAATCCATTAAATCTCATTCTGTCAAATAAAATATGCAGTATTCCCTTAATGCTTGGATATAATTCTGCAGAAAGCATAATAATGGTTCAAGATAGACTAAAAAAACAGCCCATTTATAACAAAACACCATCTTTTGATGTGCCTAGAGAAATTGTGGATAAAATAAATCAGGAAAAGTTGATTGAAATGGGGGATAGAATAAAGCAATTTTATGTCGGTAATAGAGATTATTCGAGTGAAGATTTGAAGGAGATGGTTCAACTATTATCAGATTTACATTTCGTTTACAACACGCATAGATTTGCTTACTTATATTCTAGACATAACAGTGCAATATACATGTACAGATTTAATATAGAAACTGATTTGAATATCATTAAGAACATGAGCGGAGTGGATGTGGCAGGAGTGAGCCATGCCGATgaattgttttatattttttcgaCAAACATGACTAAAGAAGATTACGAATCGCAGGAGAAAATCAGGGACTATGTGTGGAGAGTTACTAAGATGTGGACGGACTTTGCTAAAACCGG CAATCCAACCCCAGACAGTACTCTAGGAGTGAAATGGCCGCAATACACCGTCGCTAACAAGGAGTACTTACAAATAGATGAAACACTCACCGCGAGCAAGTTTGCCGACCGAGCGAGCGTCGAGTTCTGGAACAAGTTGTACTGCGAGGCGGGCTTGCCTTGTATTAGTAAGAGTAATTTGTGA